Proteins found in one Helicobacter sp. NHP19-003 genomic segment:
- a CDS encoding alpha/beta hydrolase: MHPIHTQDARQKYLDIAYATKSKAQKLDIYLPKVGKAPYPVIFAIHGGGFAFGDKATGEVNPQMHALKYGYAVVSTNYRLSKEATFPAAIYDLKAAVRFIKAHAKQYHLDPDKIIAWGDSAGGNLASMLGTTALHPELEDLTMGDANQTSQVQAVVDFYGPIDFKVMDAQFKQGGQPSHRKHPVNAPNSAESLYMGVAITKIPYLVEFANPTSYISKNTPPFFIMNGSKDPIVPTQQSVLFAKALQNVLGKDKVIYVQLRGAGHGGPAFENTKNLALVFAFLKKLNLAPLH, from the coding sequence ATGCACCCCATCCACACGCAAGATGCCCGCCAAAAATACCTAGACATCGCTTACGCCACAAAGTCAAAAGCCCAAAAGTTAGACATTTACTTGCCTAAAGTGGGCAAAGCCCCCTACCCTGTGATCTTCGCTATCCATGGGGGTGGGTTTGCCTTTGGAGACAAAGCCACAGGAGAGGTTAATCCCCAAATGCACGCCCTAAAGTATGGCTACGCTGTGGTGAGCACCAATTACCGCCTTTCCAAAGAAGCCACATTCCCCGCTGCCATTTATGATCTCAAAGCCGCCGTGCGCTTCATTAAAGCCCACGCCAAGCAATACCACCTAGACCCCGATAAAATCATCGCATGGGGAGATTCTGCTGGGGGTAATTTAGCTTCTATGTTAGGCACAACGGCACTCCACCCCGAGCTAGAAGACTTGACAATGGGTGATGCCAACCAAACAAGTCAGGTGCAGGCGGTCGTGGATTTTTATGGCCCCATAGATTTTAAAGTGATGGACGCACAATTCAAACAGGGCGGGCAACCATCCCACAGAAAACACCCCGTCAATGCTCCCAACTCCGCAGAGTCCCTATACATGGGTGTTGCGATCACCAAAATCCCTTATCTAGTGGAGTTTGCCAACCCCACCAGCTACATCTCTAAAAACACACCCCCCTTTTTTATCATGAACGGCTCTAAAGACCCCATTGTGCCCACACAGCAGAGCGTGCTTTTTGCAAAGGCTCTGCAAAATGTGCTGGGTAAAGATAAGGTGATTTATGTCCAATTACGCGGGGCTGGGCATGGCGGACCTGCTTTTGAAAACACCAAAAACTTAGCCTTAGTGTTTGCATTTTTGAAAAAGCTA